The Marinobacter qingdaonensis genome includes a region encoding these proteins:
- the cynS gene encoding cyanase gives MMNKELMTAKILEAKVAKGMTWEALAEAIGMSPVFTTSAALGMNSLTEDKAFALCEALGLDKPVAEALQVCPKKAWDSAVPQDPLIYRLYEIVGVYGDTMKALIHEKFGDGIMSAIDFTMDIDKEENPKGDRVVVTMSGKFLPYKAW, from the coding sequence ATGATGAACAAAGAACTGATGACTGCGAAGATCCTTGAAGCCAAAGTCGCCAAGGGTATGACCTGGGAGGCGCTCGCCGAAGCCATTGGCATGTCGCCGGTGTTCACCACATCCGCGGCTCTGGGAATGAACAGCCTGACCGAAGACAAGGCCTTTGCACTCTGCGAGGCCCTGGGATTGGATAAGCCCGTGGCGGAGGCTCTACAGGTGTGCCCGAAAAAAGCCTGGGACAGTGCCGTTCCTCAGGACCCGCTGATTTATCGCCTGTACGAAATCGTCGGTGTTTATGGCGACACCATGAAGGCCCTCATTCACGAGAAGTTCGGTGACGGCATCATGAGCGCCATCGACTTCACGATGGATATCGACAAGGAGGAGAACCCGAAGGGAGATCGGGTTGTGGTGACGATGAGCGGGAAGTTCCTGCCTTACAAGGCTTGGTAA